A section of the Oncorhynchus keta strain PuntledgeMale-10-30-2019 chromosome 15, Oket_V2, whole genome shotgun sequence genome encodes:
- the LOC127907625 gene encoding uncharacterized protein LOC127907625, with amino-acid sequence MEWRGVDRGVLWSGVAWTEVCYGVAWRGQRCVMEWRGQRCVMEWRGVDRGVLWSGVAWTEVCYGVAWTEVCYGVAWRGQRCVMEWRGQRCVMEWRGVAWTEVCYGVAWRGQRCVMEWRGVDRGVLWSGVVWTEVCYGVAWRGQRCVMEWRGVDRGVLWSGVAWTEVCYGVAWTEVCYGVAWRGQRCVMEWRGVDRGVLWSGVAWRGQRCVMEWRGVAWTEVCYGVAWRGQRCVMEWRGVNRGVLWSGVEWTELCYGVAWCEQRCVMEWRGVNRGVLWSGVAWTELCYGVAWRGQRCVMEWRGVNRGVLWSGVE; translated from the exons atggagtggcgtGGCGTGGACAGAGGTGTGTTATGGAGTGGCGTGGCGTGGACAGAGGTGTGTTATGGAGTGGCGTGGCGTGGACAGAGGTGTGTTATGGAGTGGCGTGGACAGAGGTGTGTTATGGAGTGGCGTGGCGTGGACAGAGGTGTGTTATGGAGTGGCGTGGCGTGGACAGAGGTGTGTTATGGAGTGGCGTGGACAGAGGTGTGTTATGGAGTGGCGTGGCGTGGACAGAGGTGTGTTATGGAGTGGCGTGGACAGAGGTGTGTTATGGAGTGGCGTGGTGTGGCGTGGACAGAGGTGTGTTATGGAGTGGCGTGGCGTGGACAGAGGTGTGTTATGGAGTGGCGTGGCGTGGACAGAGGTGTGTTATGGAGTGGCGTGGTGTGGACAGAGGTGTGTTATGGAGTGGCGTGGCGTGGACAGAGGTGTGTTATGGAGTGGCGTGGCGTGGACAGAGGTGTGTTATGGAGTGGCGTGGCGTGGACAGAGGTGTGTTATGGAGTGGCGTGGACAGAGGTGTGTTATGGAGTGGCGTGGCGTGGACAGAGGTGTGTTATGGAGTGGCGTGGCGTGGACAGAGGTGTGTTATGGAGTGGCGTGGCGTGGCGTGGACAGAG GTGTGTTATGGAGTGGCGTGGCGTGGCGTGGACAGAGGTGTGTTATGGAGTGGCGTGGCGTGGACAGAGGTGTGTTATGGAGTGGCGTGGAGTGAACAGAG GTGTGTTATGGAGTGGCGTGGAGTGGACAGAGctgtgttatggagtggcgtGGTGTGAACAGAG GTGTGTTATGGAGTGGCGTGGAGTGAACAGAGGTGTGTTATGGAGTGGTGTGGCGTGGACAGAG ctgtgttatggagtggcgtGGCGTGGACAGAGGTGTGTTATGGAGTGGCGTGGAGTGAACAGAGGTGTGTTATGGAGTGGCGTGGAGTGA